A region from the Polaribacter sp. Hel1_33_78 genome encodes:
- a CDS encoding recombinase family protein, with protein MEKIGLLYRVSSKPQETDGSSLDIQKELGRKISEILGLKHQEFDEGVQSSFKVEINHRPKLVELLDEIQKPNGIRKVWVFNTDRLGRYSQSWYSILKVFIDYGVQIYIGDSTKPYDLNNSPDKLMIGVLSLISQYDNELRRMRSIMGKRNSLRSGNTYLGSTIPFGYTVKNKKLKENLKESFHLKKIFTMYNQGKSTMDIKMYLDKIPDIKPRRTKLGWNLGTLQKMMRNTIYIGKQVWKWEEKLPNGDITTVDEITIDTPQLIEKDLWDSVNQKMNLHLQKRKKNIPTDHILGGTIVCDECGLSLSYRKRGNSQQYYGRCSEYSWKHNEDYLNDKKKNYNKTNCKMKRSLNIIETDEKLLNKITEIITKSSIVREKYKIKDLSPKWDSESKNSKRLGSIGTKLRNKRRELESLEDEQIQIEYDVRTKKISESVGDKLREKFKISIEIVEEEMDLITKEERLISESKGWVNWISKMEKDVKKVQNLSLEEKRGFINRNVQNIQVFFDEKSKEHDITINFRLPIVGDKLIYNNKGNIDETGFKDYKIIDGDRKVNFRFKKPTQIRTKLNKEVRKGLNERIIQLKEVEFLSLQNICDKLNKERLLTPTGKKWDKPKLSSYYRTLKGKVLKKV; from the coding sequence GAAACAGACGGTAGTTCTCTTGATATCCAAAAGGAACTTGGAAGAAAAATATCCGAAATATTAGGATTAAAACATCAAGAATTTGATGAAGGGGTTCAAAGTTCTTTTAAGGTTGAAATAAACCATCGTCCAAAATTAGTCGAGTTGTTGGATGAGATTCAAAAACCTAATGGGATAAGAAAAGTTTGGGTATTTAATACAGATAGGTTGGGTAGGTATTCTCAATCTTGGTACTCTATTCTAAAAGTGTTTATCGATTATGGGGTTCAAATTTATATTGGAGATTCAACGAAACCATATGACTTAAATAACTCACCTGATAAATTAATGATAGGAGTACTTTCTTTAATATCACAATATGATAATGAGTTGAGAAGGATGAGAAGTATTATGGGAAAACGAAACTCCCTTCGAAGTGGAAACACCTATCTAGGTTCAACCATACCTTTTGGATATACTGTAAAAAACAAAAAACTTAAAGAAAATTTAAAAGAGAGTTTCCATCTAAAAAAGATATTCACGATGTACAACCAGGGTAAAAGTACAATGGATATTAAAATGTATCTTGATAAGATACCAGATATTAAACCTCGGAGAACCAAATTAGGATGGAATTTAGGGACACTTCAAAAAATGATGAGGAACACAATTTATATTGGAAAACAAGTATGGAAATGGGAGGAAAAACTTCCAAATGGAGATATAACTACTGTTGATGAGATAACGATTGATACCCCTCAACTTATTGAAAAAGATTTATGGGATAGTGTAAATCAAAAAATGAATCTCCATCTTCAAAAAAGAAAAAAGAATATTCCTACCGACCATATTCTTGGTGGAACTATTGTATGTGATGAATGTGGGTTGAGTTTATCTTATAGAAAAAGAGGAAATTCTCAACAGTACTACGGTAGGTGTTCAGAATACAGTTGGAAACATAATGAAGATTACCTTAACGATAAAAAGAAAAATTACAATAAAACAAATTGTAAAATGAAGAGGAGTTTGAATATCATAGAGACTGATGAAAAACTCCTAAACAAGATTACAGAGATTATTACTAAATCATCGATTGTTAGAGAGAAGTACAAAATAAAAGATTTATCTCCAAAATGGGATTCAGAGTCTAAGAACTCCAAAAGATTGGGTAGTATTGGAACAAAATTACGAAACAAAAGAAGAGAATTAGAGAGTTTAGAAGATGAACAAATACAGATAGAGTATGATGTTAGAACTAAAAAAATAAGTGAATCAGTTGGTGATAAACTTCGAGAGAAATTTAAAATATCTATTGAAATAGTTGAGGAGGAGATGGATTTAATCACAAAAGAGGAGAGATTAATTTCTGAATCAAAAGGATGGGTTAATTGGATTTCAAAAATGGAGAAAGATGTAAAAAAAGTACAGAACCTATCGTTAGAAGAAAAAAGAGGTTTCATAAATCGTAATGTTCAGAATATTCAAGTTTTCTTTGATGAGAAATCGAAAGAACACGATATTACTATCAATTTCAGATTACCAATTGTAGGTGATAAATTGATTTATAATAATAAAGGTAATATAGATGAAACTGGGTTTAAGGATTATAAAATAATAGATGGGGATAGGAAAGTAAACTTCAGGTTCAAAAAACCAACACAAATAAGAACTAAGTTAAATAAAGAAGTTCGTAAAGGTTTAAATGAAAGAATAATTCAACTTAAAGAAGTAGAGTTTTTATCATTACAAAATATATGTGATAAATTAAATAAGGAAAGGTTATTAACCCCGACAGGAAAGAAGTGGGATAAACCAAAACTCTCATCTTACTACCGAACACTTAAAGGAAAAGTACTAAAAAAGGTTTAA